The following DNA comes from cyanobiont of Ornithocercus magnificus.
TCGGGAGCAATAGCTAGCTCATTCACCACAGATACCTGAAGGATTCGATCATCTTGTCGGATTGCATCAATGACTTCAAGGCCCTTAATCACTTTGCCGAAAACTGCATAACGCCCGTCAAGCTCTGGCAGTGGTCGAAGAGCAATGTAAAACTGTGCACTAGCGGAGTCAGGGGCCTGGGAACGTGCCATTGCGATGGCGCCACGTTCATGACTGAGCTGCAACTTTAGCAGGTCACTAGGGCTGGTTGTAAGGCGACCGTAGCGCGGTTCTAATTCCGTTTTTAGCTTCACCTCTAGCGGGATAGTACGGATCTGGCCAGAGTCAGGTTCAACGAAACCGCCAGTGCCGAATTGCTCCCTTGAGGTTTTTGGATCAGCGGAAATAGGATCTCCTCCTTGTATGACAAAAGGTACTGGCTTGCGTACGACTCTATGGAAGACAGTACCGTCGTAAACACCACGGCGCACTAGGTCAATGAAGTTACCTGCTGTTACCGGTGCTGCTTCGCCATCTACTTCCAATAAAATTACGCCACGTGTGGTCTCCATACGAACCTGAGCCTGACCTTGGAGACAGAGGTTAAAAGCACCTCCAGCGCAACCCTTTGGAACAACGGCTGTCGTTGTAGCGCTACAGCCTACTAGTAATAGTAGACAGAGCAAAGGTAGAAGAGCTTTAAGCTGAGCATGGGGAATTGACAGCAGGTAACCTATCCACATGTTATTTTTCCACTTTCTAAAGACCCTCGAGTGCTACGCCCAGGAAACGGGCGAGTTCAGCACCATCCTGCTCAAGTTGAGCCAATGGTAGTGGCTCGCCAACTCGTGTAAGCGGAATATCACGTCGACCTTGCAGTCGCAAGCTAAGACGCCTCCGGGGGTTGAAACTATCACGCACTTCAACTTTCACTGCCTTGATCTGTGATAGTGGTATCTCTATAACGATTAGTCGACGAAAGCCTTGGCGAGAAATCGTAACTAGATTATTCTTACGATCGAAACGATTGCTGCCTGAGCCAACATTAATAGTAATTACTGACCATAAATAGATAGCCAAAGCAATGGCTGCGAGACTGTATAGCCCCATTACCAAGCCCTGAGGAACGAAACTGAGCGTAGCAGGGTGGCCAACCGGTAGCAGGTCCTGACCTGTGTAACTAGACAGCGAGGTGAGTAGGAATCCCATACCTCCTGTACTGACTATCAGGGCCACTAGCACGTTGGAGAGTCGGCGGGAACCTAGTATTTGCTGTTCTAATGTGTCTTCTGGGTGCATCGATCCACACATAAGCTTCTTGAGAGCTTCAAGTTATTGAATTGATAAAGGGCGCATTGGTCCTTGAAACAGGAAGGCAGTAAGGAAAACAGATTGAAAGTGAATAGAGATTGTGCATATGGTTATGTCGGGGCTCCCCTAATTGGGGCACTACCCGCACAGCAGCAGTTGCTTTGTTAAGCTTTTTTGGCATTCCACAATCTACCAACTACCCACACCGCCTTTTCCTATGACGATTGCTGTAGGACGCGCGCCACAGCGAGGTTGGTTTGACCTCCTCGATGACTGGCTCAAGCGCGACCGTTTTGTTTTTGTCGGTTGGTCCGGCATCCTTCTTTTCCCAACAGCTTACCTGTCACTTGGTGGCTGGTTCACGGGTACTACTTTCGTTACCTCCTGGTACACCCACGGCATTGCCTCTTCGTACCTTGAAGGTTGCAACTTCCTTACAGCTGCTGTCAGTACACCTGCTGACGCTATGGGCCATAGCTTGCTGTTGCTTTGGGGCCCTGAAGCCCAGGGTGATTTTGTGCGCTGGTGCCAACTCGGCGGCCTTTGGTCCTTTGTTGCGCTCCACGGAGCTTTCTCCCTGATTGGCTTCATGCTCCGTCAGTTTGAGATCGCACGTCTTGTCGGCATCCGTCCTTACAACGCCATAGCTTTCTCCGGCCCGATTGCAGTCTTTGTAAGCGTCTTTCTGATATATCCTCTCGGCCAGAGCAGCTGGTTCTTTGCGCCCTCCTTCGGTGTGGCAGCAATCTTCCGCTTTCTCCTCTTCCTGCAGGGCTTCCACAACTGGACACTGAATCCCTTCCACATGATGGGAGTAGCTGGCATCCTTGGTGGTGCTCTGCTCTGTGCTATCCACGGTGCCACGGTAGAAAATACCTTGTTCGAGGATGGTGAGCAAGCCAACACTTTCAAGGCTTTTGAGCCTACCCAGGAAGAAGAGACCTATTCGATGGTCACTGCTAACCGCTTCTGGAGCCAGATTTTTGGCATCGCTTTCTCCAACAAGCGCTGGTTACACTTTTTCATGCTGTTTGTGCCGGTGATGGGCCTTTGGACCAGTTCAATCGGTATCATCGGTCTGGCACTAAACCTGCGCGCCTATGACTTTGTTTCACAGGAGATACGTGCTGCTGAGGATCCTGAGTTTGAGACCTTCTACACGAAGAACATTCTTCTGAACGAAGGCTTGCGTGCCTGGATGGCACCGGCTGACCAGCCACATGAAAACTTCGTCTTCCCTGAAGAGGTCTTACCACGTGGAAACGCCCTTTAATTCCGGTCTTATCGCTGTTGGCGGTAAAGATATTGATTCCACTGGCTACGCCTGGTGGTCTGGCAACGCACGCCTGATTAATCTTTCTGGTCGCTTATTGGGTGCTCATGTTGCCCATGCTGGCCTGATGGTTTTTTGGGCTGGTGCCATGATGCTGTTCGAGGTGAGTCATTTCACCTTTGACAAGCCTATGTACGAACAGGGCTTGATCCTTTTTCCACACGTCGCAACCCTTGGTTACGGTGTTGGTCCTGGTGGAGAAGTCACTGACCTATACCCATTCTTTGTAGTAGGCGTGCTCCACCTGATTAGCTCTGCTGTGCTTGGCCTCGGAGGACTATACCATGCTCTTCGTGGTCCTGAAATTCTGGAAAACTACTCCACCTTTTTCTCTCAGGACTGGAGAGATAAAAACCAGATGACTAACATCATCGGTTACCATCTGATCCTGCTAGGTGTTGGTGCTCTACTATTAGTTTTCAAGGCTATGTTCTTTGGTGGTGTCTATGACACTTGGGCACCAGGCGGCGGTGATGTGCGTCTAATCACTAACCCGACTCTTAACCCAGGCGTGATCTTTGGCTACCTCGTCCGGGCACCTTTCGGTGGTGAAGGTTGGATAATCGGTGTGAATTCGATGGAAGATATCATCGGTGGTCATATCTGGCTTGGCCTAACACTAATTTTTGGTGGCATCTGGCACGTAGTTACCAAACCTTTTGGCTGGGTGCGTCGTGCCTTTATATGGAATGGTGAGGCTTATCTGAGCTACAGCCTTGGCGCTCTAAGCTTCATGAGCTTTATCGCCTCAGCATATATATGGTTCAATAATACAGCCTACCCATCCGAATTTTACGGCCCCACTAACGCTGAATCTTCGCAGGCCCAAAGCTTTACCTTTTTAGTCCGTGACCAGCGTCTGGGCGCCAATATCGGTTCCGCAATGGGCCCTACCGGCCTAGGTAAGTACCTTATGCGTTCTCCTACTGGCGAAATTATTTTCGGTGGAGAGACAATGCGCTTCTGGGACTTCCGTGGCCCTTGGCTAGAGCCACTACGTGGACCTAATGGGCTAAGCCTAGACAAGCTGCAAAATGACATACAGCCTTGGCAGGTACGTCGTGCTGCTGAGTACATGACCCATGCGCCAAATGCTTCACTTAACTCTGTAGGTGGGATTATTACTGAGCCTAACTCAGTCAACTTCGTAAATATACGCCAGTGGCTAGCTTCAACCCAGTTTGTGCTTGCTTTCTTTTTCCTAGTAGGCCATCTTTGGCATGCTGGACGCGCTCGTGCAGCAGCAGCTGGCTTTGAAAAAGGTATTGACCGTAAGGCAGAGCCAACTCTAGCCATGAGTGATCTTGACTGAAAATCGACCTCGAGCAGTTACAATTGACCCTGTTCCTAAGCCTTAAAACTACCTCGAGTGTTCAGAAATTCACTCTCATTTAACGCTTACTCAGTAACCAAGTATTTGATCATGTAAGTTCTGGTTGCAGAACTTACATGATCAAATACCCTTTTTAGGCTTACCTTTCCTAGTATCTAGTTAGTCTACAGGCGTAACGATGGTAGATATTAAGGCTCAAGATGACCTTCTATCCCACCGTAGTCGCGAGCGAGCATCGCGCAGCATACGATGCCTACCATTCACAGAGCAGTTTTACCGTGATGCCCAAGAGCGAGGTCTAGATGCTAAGACTGTTCTGCGATTATCCAAGGTGTATTGTCTAGATAAAACTGGCTGGTCTAATGCTGCTGGTAACATAGAAGAAGCCTTCCGCTGGTTAATTCGTGTTGGCGTTCTCAGAAGGGAGGTTGATGGACAAGGCCTGACTGCGCGGATACGTACTACTCCTCTTGGACGGCAGCTACTAGAAGCTAGACCAGGCTTACCCCAGGAGCGTGGCAGCCTACTTGATCATTTAAGGCTTAACTTACGTCGCTATTGGCCACCTTCATGAGAGCACCGGCGGCACTGATGGTATTAGGCACCTCGAGCGGTGCAGGTAAATCACTAATGGCAACTTCAATCTGCCGTGTACTGCGACGGCGTGGTGAGACACCAGTGCCTTTTAAAGGCCAGAACATGAGCAATAATGCTTGGGTTGACAGCGACGGCGGCGAGATGGCTTACTCTCAGGCTCTACAAGCTTGGGCTGCAGGCCTTGAACCTTCTTGCTTGATGAATCCCGTATTGCTCAAGCCCTGCGGCGATAGTACCAGTGAGGTAGTACATATAGGAAAGAGCGTAGGTATTGCCAAGGCTGAGCTGTACTACGAGGAGTGGTTCAAACCAGGCTGGCGGGCAATTCGACAGAGCCTAAAGGAACTGCACAAGCATTATCCAAATGGCCACTTCGTACTAGAGGGTGCTGGCAGCCCAGTAGAAATGAATTTGCAAAGGCGCGACTTAACTAATCTACGCCTAGCGCAATACCTGCGGGCTAAATGCTTGTTGGTAGCTGATATTGAGCGAGGCGGTGTCTTTGCTCAAGTGATTGGCACACTTGAGCTACTCCGACCAGTAGAGCGTCGTTTGATCTGTGGTGTTCTAGTTAATCGCTTCCGAGGACGCCAAGAGCTATTTGATGAAGGGAGGCGATGGCTACAGCAACATACTGGAGTACCTGTTATTGGGGTAATGCCCTGGCTGGCAGAACTATTTCCACCTGAAGACTCTCTTGACTTGTTAGAGCGTCATAACTATAAGCGTGATGCCGAGATAGAGATTGCCGTTGTTAAATTACCCTTTCTTAGCAATTTCTCAGATCTCGACCCACTTGAAGCAGAGCCATCAGTACAGCTACGTTGGGTTACACCCGGTGACTCTCTAGGACAGCCAGCAGCAATAATAGTCCCAGGTAGCAAACAGACTCTGTACGATCTTACTATCTTGCAAACTAGCGGGCTTGCAAGCCAGGTGCAAGCTTACGCTAAGAAAGGAGGAACAGTACTGGGAATCTGTGGAGGTCTGCAGATGCTTGGACAAAGTTTAAAAGATCCGGAAGGACTAGAGGGAAGAAATACGATACGTGAGTCAATGGGTCTTAATTTATTGCCGTTAGTTACCTACTTCCAGCCTGGCAAGCTAATGCGGCAAAGGCGTCTAAGTACTCGTTGGCCTATTATAACTGAAGTTAGTGGCTTCGAACTGCATCAGGGTAGAAGCCAAAAAATTAACGCAGCTAGCAGCGAAATAGTCCCACTGACTAATGATGATAGCGATGGGCTTGGCTGGGTACTAGAAAAAGCTGATTATCATGTTGCCGGCACATACCTACATGGACTTTTTGATAATGGCGTCTGGCGTCGGCACTGGCTTAATGGCATCCGCCAGCGCCGGGGGTTGCAGAAGCTGCCAGTCAACCAGACCCACTATGGCAAGCAACGGCAAAAACTCCTCGATCGGCTCGCTGACGTCTTTGAAGAGCATGTAGATATAGAGCCATTATTATAAGTGGCTCAAATTTAGCTGCGTGTAAGTGCTTACTTAACATTGTATTATTCTAGTGTCTCATGCTACTTAGGACTTAAGGTCACTAGTAGCAAACTTTGCTTGCTTGAGAAAAGTACTTAGGTCAATTATGCCACCGCAGCCATTTGGGTTGTTAGCAAGTCTTGCACCATAACAATCTAGTTTAGTAGGATTAAGTTACACGGACTAGAGGTATGCTTACTTTAGCTTACTGTTGCAGTATCTGAAACAGGATGTTAAAGCAGGTAGTGTACACTGTGATCAACACCATCTACTATGCCAACTACGTACACAACAATCATATGGCCAGATGGCGTTTCTACTCAGGCGGTGGCAGGCTGTAGTTGGCTACAGGCCGCTGCTGCTGCTAAGCAAATAATCCCTGTAGCTTGTTGTAAAGGCAGCTGCGGTGCCTGCGAAATCGAGGTTGATGGCAGCGTGGTACGGGCATGCATAAGTCATGTTCCACAACCAAAACAAGGTGCTTTGATAGTACAGTTTATAACTGACCCTTACTGGTAATTTACCTAGTAGTGGGAAGTATTCTATCCACAAGTCTAGTAGAAAGCTTATAAATACTGCTAAGCATTAGCTAGTCCATAAGACATGAAGCTTGCCCATCTTTCACCCTAGTTGGGGCTAGAGCGACTAGCCAACCTATCTTTTGCAAACAAGAGCTCTTCTATTGAAACCCAGTAGGCTGGCTAATGCAAAGTTTCATCGTTATTATCACTTTCCTAAATTCTCAGATGGGTTTTTAGTTGCCGCACATGATGCGCCTATAGTGCTTACATTAGCAAAGGTAGTTCTTGACAAGACTGCATGCTGTGGGTACAGCTTAATATGAGCACAGAGGAGCTCTCATGATGAGATGGGTATCTCAGAAAACTCTACTCGGAAGCTTGACACTCATAACTAAATTTTAACTAGCCGGTAAAGGCTTATACTATTCACTAAGGTCATAGCTTGTCAGCAGTCTACCGTTATTGCAAATCATGGAGGTTAAGCAACCAGCTTCGTCTTGATATTTTATGTGTGGAGAAGAGTCTCGCAAGATTGTAGTTCTCCAAGTGATATTGGCACCAATAGTCGAGGAATGGTGATAGATCTACGTTGTCTTCTAAGGGCTTTTGTTTCACAAATTTTACGAGAGTGCACCCTGTTGAGAATTCAATTCTGGCACTTCTAGGTATGCTACTGATAGCTAACTCTTTCCAGCATGCTAACTTCTTAAGACTAAAGTTAATTCACCAGTCTAGCCAATGACCGAAATGATTGAAGCTGATGTATTGATCATTGGTGGAGGGCCCGCAGGCTGTGCTTGCGCTCTCTACACAGCGAGGTCATCTCTCTCAACAATTATTCTGGACAAAAACCCTTCTGTTGGAGCACTGGCTATTACACATCAGATTGCTAACTATCCTGGTACAGCTTCTGTTATCAGCGGTGCAGCATTGCTTAAACAGATGCGGGATCAAGCAATCAGCTACGGAACTGATTATCGCCGTATCCAGGTCTTTGGAGCTGAGACATCATCTGAATGGAAGGTAGTATACACACCAGATGGAGTCTTCCGTTGTAGGGCTCTTGTCCTGGCAACCGGCGCCATGGGAAAGTCATCAACTTTACCAGGAGAAGACAAGTTTCTTGGGCGTGGTGTCAGTTACTGTGCAACTTGTGACGGCGCTTTTTTCAAAAATCGAGAAGTTGTTGTCTACGGTGCTAACCAAGAAGCTGTAGACGAAGCTCTCGTACTAACCAAATTTGCGTCAACAGTTCACTGGATCACCAATAGTGAACCACAAGGCTCTCTTTCAGGGTTAAGTAATCTTCTAGACAGCAATAATGTTCAGCGATGGCAGGGAACACGGCTAGTTTCCATCGAGGGTGACGAATCTGGAGTAAGCAGCATTAAGATAAAGCAACAGAGATCAACAGGTCCCGATACAATTGATGCTGAGGGAATCTTTATCTACTCAACAGGGAGTAAGCCCATCACTGATTACCTCCATGGTCAGATTTCTCTACTAGAGGAAGGTGGTGTTAGGGTTGACTCTAATCTAATGACTGATGTAGAAGGAGTTTGGGCAATTGGAGATATCCGGAATACACCATTCAAGCAGGCTGTTGTTGCCTGTGCAGATGGCTGCATAGCTGCCATGGCGATAGATCGCTATCTCAATAAGAGATCTAATGTTCGTGTAGATTGGGTTCACCGCTAAAGCAGTTGACAAAACAAGAAGGAAGTGCTTAAAGGTATGTGACTAAGCAGCGAGAAAGCACTTCCTAATCTACCCGATGTAGTGGCTAGGCTTCAACCTTGATCTGCTCAACCCACTTACTTAGGCGTTCGTCAGAGAGATCAGGTTCGTTATCTTCATCGATGGGTAGGCCACAGAACTGACCATCAATAACACTCTTGGATGCATTGAATGTATAATTCTCAATAGGCACTTTCCCGATCATTTTGGCACCAGACTGACTGAATGCGGTGTATAGTTCCTCCATCGCATCACAAAAGTAATCTGAGTAAGAGGAGGAATCTCCTAAACCAACGATTGCGACTGGCTTGCCAGCAAGGTCGAGGCTTGAGATATCCTTTATGTAGCTATCCCAAGCTGTGCCAGAACGGTCCTCATCAGCGCCAGTGTTCCAGGTTGGAATGCAACAGACTAAAGCCTCCGCACTAGCAAATTCACTGACAGAGTCGAGAGCGTCTACATCCTTAATCTCTGAAGACGGCAATAGCTCTTTAAGTTTGTCTGCAACGTCCTCTGTTTTGCCAGTGGAGGTCGCAAAGAAGATGGTGAAGCTCATGCGCTAGAATAGCTGTGTGTTTCTTTATAGGCCAGTCTGTGGACTCTAGATAGACCCTTTTGATACATCGGCGATTGTAAAAATGCACCTTGCTATTAGAAAGATTGCTATCTCAACCGAAATTGCCTAGGCTCTTTATGTCCAGCGCCTTTAGAAAAATTTAAGGACATTATTTCCGGTTCGCCTGGCAACTGTGTAGCTTGAGCAAAGCTTTTAAATTAGCTGAGATATCACGGCACTGCCTAAGTAAGCTCCACTATAGATGGTCAAGCAGGTTGACGTTCTAAGCAGAAGGTATAGTTTTTTCTGTCTAAGAAGAATACGTAAACTATCTGTAAAAGTTGCAAAGTAGCGTGGCTATGACGTGAGCAAGTTTCAAATCGGTATATAACTCCTTACTGTAAGGTCTTAAAATCCAAAAGATTTCTTTTAGGCAAAGTAAACTTGCCTACCCCTTAGTCAGGCTCAACTTTCTCGGCTAAAGGGTAGGCATTAGCAGTAACAAGTATATAGTCGAGCACAATTACTAAGCGTAGCTAAATATTACTTTAGTATCAGCATCTATTGACTAACAACTAAACTTTATGAAGGAGGGAATTGCTGCGAAGTTAGAGCTTTGCAATGCCCTTTGTCCTCTAGGCACAAATATTTGGCCAACTGCTACTGCTCTCAACAAAGACTCTAGACTGCTAGCTTCCGGGGTCTGCTTATTTCTTTATGCGAAGTGAATTTGTTTGGAGCTTGGTGATATCAGTAGGAGTTGTGCTGCTCTCGATTATACCTCTCACCATAGCACGAATGCAGGCTGGCTACGGTTTTAGAAGCATGGATGCTCCGCGGGGTCTTTTCGATCAGCTACCTAGCTTTGGAAAGCGAGCCGTTTGGTGTCACCAGAACATGTGGGAAGGCCTGACACTCCATGCACCTGCTTGCCTACTCTGTCTAATAATTGGAGTTGATGCCACCACCACTACTTTAACTGCTACATGGGTACATCCTTTAGCTCGCCTGATTTATATGGGAGCCTATATTGCTGGTATAGCACCTCTTAGAGGCCTGTGTTGGGCAGCTGGTCTCGCTTGTACTGGGCTTCTATACTTGACTGGCCTAGTTGCAGCCCTTAACAGCTAGAAATTTGGCTGTAGCGAGCCTAGTCTTTATTTGCAACCTTAAAGAACTGCGAGAGTGTCTGACCCTCGTATGTACTATTCTACTGTTGAAAAAAGTAACAGCTGGCTATTATCTTTATCCAAATATAGGTGAGCAGGAAAGTCACAGCATATCTTCAAGATAAATAGTCGGAATATTGTTGTCAGTGGCTCTTAGACATCCAGTCTATAATCATTGAGATTTCACTTAAGCTTATCTATTGTTTGCGGATGGTTCTCACCTCTATTCGCTGATTTGGCTAACTCAATCTAGGCTTTGGGTACACTGAGAATTAATTGGTTTTTTGGCAAGCTAGACTATAGATGGCTTATAGAGTTTGAGCTTTAGAAAAGACATCTTTATGACTGTCCAGGTACTAACCAAAGAGCAGCGCTGGAAATGGGACCAGACTGATGATGAGCTTTTCTACGCTCAGCCACGCTTCGTTCATCATCTAGATGAGGCTTTTAGATGCAGACTAACGAAGCTATACTTAGACCAAATACCTGAGAATGCAATCATACTAGATCTCATGTCTAGCTGGGTCAGCCACTTGCCTGAAAGCATAAGCTATAGGGAGGTAATCGGCCATGGATTAAACGAAGAGGAGCTAAAAGAGAATCCAAGACTAGATAGGTGGTGGACTCAGAACCTCAATAAATGTCAAAGACTTCCTCTTAATGACGAGAGTATTGACGTAACCTTAATCGTTGCTGGGTGGCAATATTTAGAGCAACCTGAAGAGGTAGCGACAGAACTCTTAAGAGTGACTAGACCAGGAGGCAAAGTTATTGTAACATTTTCCAATCGGATGTTTCTCACCAAGGCTCCTGTGATTTGGTCTGAAAGTAGTGAACAAAACCGACTTAACTATGTAGCAAGGGTATTGACAGCAGAAGGTTGGCAGAGGCTTCAAACAATAGCCGAGCAGACAAAAGCCAGTGGACTCAGAAGATTTTTTGGTGTTCAAGGAGACCCATTCTTTGCTGTAGTTGCTAGTCGTTGTTAATAGCCAAGTCAGCTCTCCTTAAACACTAGGTAACCGAGCTATATCATCTGGTATTGATGGCATCTGACGTGTGTATCACAGATTTTATAAGTAAGTGTCAAGGATAGCAGATTATCGTGATCTGCTATCCTTGACATAGCAGATAGGAGCTGTTATCAAGCTCTTTAGGACTGGTGAATATGTCTATAGTCTGCCTGTGTTGCCCTACTAATTCAGTTTGAAGTATCAAAGTAAGTTAGAAAACGCTAGAAACTCTGAAAATGTGACCTCTGTCAGATGTAGGCAGCCTGTTCCCTATACTGCCACAAAGCAATGCTTCAAAAGCTGTATTGCCAACATCAAGCCAAGGTGGGAGAACACAGTGCGGTAGATAGTAAAATCCTTAACTTCGGGGGATTAGCATAAGTTATTATTATGTATGATGATAGATGCTGGACGATTACAGCAGAGTTCAGTGTATTGAAGGAATGATTTTTGTCTCTAAAGAGTCTAGCACCTCAGTTCTTTTTAAAGCATCAGGCTGATCTAGGCCTAAGGCCACAATTGCAAGAATAACTAGGTTGTTAGCGAAGAGCTAGCCTAACACAGAGCTGAATTAACGTGCTCCACCTACAATTACTGGGGGTGTCCCACTACCAATGCCAGGAACTACCTGAGTCTTGCCATCCCACTTATCAAGAAATAACTTGTACAAGACTTGTTCATTTAATCCCTGGTTTAAGGTCTCAAACTTCTTGGCTTCTTGCTCTGCTATCTTAACTTCAGTCTGGGATCGCAGAAGTTGTTGCTCTGCAATCTGTTTTTGCTCAATTGCTGCCCTGTACTCCTCAGCAATTTTTAGGCCAGTGAGGTCAAGGCCCTTTACCTCAACATAATCAAATTTTTCCAACTCACTTGCAACAGACCCCTCAACAATAGAAGATATATTATTCCAATCTGTAGCGATGGTCACTAGCTCATACCTTGAAAAAACGGATTTCAAGGCCTTTAATAATGAAGGTTGTATAACTCTTGGGTAAATAGCAGAGTCGACAGTAGCGATCGTACTATAGATTCTGGGGGCTTCTTTGCTTTTGACTGCATATTTAATTGTCGCAGTAGCTTCAATGACTTGAAGGTCTTTAGTTAAACTTGAGAACTCCTCCGGTTTTACCTGGGTTCTTACATTGAAAAAATGGACGGCTTGGACAAATGGTAGTTTGAGATTTAGGCCCGGTTTCCTTGAGCTCTCTCCCACTTTGCCCAGCGTCGTGATAACACCAATCTGTCCAGCTGGTACAACAAATATTGAGGATAGTCCGACAATAACAGCGACAAATGCTATAACGATAGCTATTGAGGCCTGTATACCAGTCTGGTTTGGTGAGATGTTCCTCATTGGGGAGCGCATAATACACCTTGAATTACTCCCTTAATAGTAAAGAGCTTTATATAAAATCGTGATGGCAACATACAACCTTAACGTTTATATTTCTCCAATCTAGTGCTGGTAAATAGCCATATCCCATAGGTCCTGTGCTGGTCTCGAGAGCAAGGGCTACAG
Coding sequences within:
- a CDS encoding peptidyl-prolyl cis-trans isomerase; protein product: MWIGYLLSIPHAQLKALLPLLCLLLLVGCSATTTAVVPKGCAGGAFNLCLQGQAQVRMETTRGVILLEVDGEAAPVTAGNFIDLVRRGVYDGTVFHRVVRKPVPFVIQGGDPISADPKTSREQFGTGGFVEPDSGQIRTIPLEVKLKTELEPRYGRLTTSPSDLLKLQLSHERGAIAMARSQAPDSASAQFYIALRPLPELDGRYAVFGKVIKGLEVIDAIRQDDRILQVSVVNELAIAPDV
- a CDS encoding photosystem I assembly protein Ycf4; translated protein: MCGSMHPEDTLEQQILGSRRLSNVLVALIVSTGGMGFLLTSLSSYTGQDLLPVGHPATLSFVPQGLVMGLYSLAAIALAIYLWSVITINVGSGSNRFDRKNNLVTISRQGFRRLIVIEIPLSQIKAVKVEVRDSFNPRRRLSLRLQGRRDIPLTRVGEPLPLAQLEQDGAELARFLGVALEGL
- a CDS encoding photosystem II D2 protein (photosystem q(a) protein) translates to MTIAVGRAPQRGWFDLLDDWLKRDRFVFVGWSGILLFPTAYLSLGGWFTGTTFVTSWYTHGIASSYLEGCNFLTAAVSTPADAMGHSLLLLWGPEAQGDFVRWCQLGGLWSFVALHGAFSLIGFMLRQFEIARLVGIRPYNAIAFSGPIAVFVSVFLIYPLGQSSWFFAPSFGVAAIFRFLLFLQGFHNWTLNPFHMMGVAGILGGALLCAIHGATVENTLFEDGEQANTFKAFEPTQEEETYSMVTANRFWSQIFGIAFSNKRWLHFFMLFVPVMGLWTSSIGIIGLALNLRAYDFVSQEIRAAEDPEFETFYTKNILLNEGLRAWMAPADQPHENFVFPEEVLPRGNAL
- a CDS encoding photosystem II 44 kDa subunit reaction center protein, whose protein sequence is METPFNSGLIAVGGKDIDSTGYAWWSGNARLINLSGRLLGAHVAHAGLMVFWAGAMMLFEVSHFTFDKPMYEQGLILFPHVATLGYGVGPGGEVTDLYPFFVVGVLHLISSAVLGLGGLYHALRGPEILENYSTFFSQDWRDKNQMTNIIGYHLILLGVGALLLVFKAMFFGGVYDTWAPGGGDVRLITNPTLNPGVIFGYLVRAPFGGEGWIIGVNSMEDIIGGHIWLGLTLIFGGIWHVVTKPFGWVRRAFIWNGEAYLSYSLGALSFMSFIASAYIWFNNTAYPSEFYGPTNAESSQAQSFTFLVRDQRLGANIGSAMGPTGLGKYLMRSPTGEIIFGGETMRFWDFRGPWLEPLRGPNGLSLDKLQNDIQPWQVRRAAEYMTHAPNASLNSVGGIITEPNSVNFVNIRQWLASTQFVLAFFFLVGHLWHAGRARAAAAGFEKGIDRKAEPTLAMSDLD
- a CDS encoding cobyric acid synthase, with translation MRAPAALMVLGTSSGAGKSLMATSICRVLRRRGETPVPFKGQNMSNNAWVDSDGGEMAYSQALQAWAAGLEPSCLMNPVLLKPCGDSTSEVVHIGKSVGIAKAELYYEEWFKPGWRAIRQSLKELHKHYPNGHFVLEGAGSPVEMNLQRRDLTNLRLAQYLRAKCLLVADIERGGVFAQVIGTLELLRPVERRLICGVLVNRFRGRQELFDEGRRWLQQHTGVPVIGVMPWLAELFPPEDSLDLLERHNYKRDAEIEIAVVKLPFLSNFSDLDPLEAEPSVQLRWVTPGDSLGQPAAIIVPGSKQTLYDLTILQTSGLASQVQAYAKKGGTVLGICGGLQMLGQSLKDPEGLEGRNTIRESMGLNLLPLVTYFQPGKLMRQRRLSTRWPIITEVSGFELHQGRSQKINAASSEIVPLTNDDSDGLGWVLEKADYHVAGTYLHGLFDNGVWRRHWLNGIRQRRGLQKLPVNQTHYGKQRQKLLDRLADVFEEHVDIEPLL
- a CDS encoding (2Fe-2S)-binding protein; the protein is MPTTYTTIIWPDGVSTQAVAGCSWLQAAAAAKQIIPVACCKGSCGACEIEVDGSVVRACISHVPQPKQGALIVQFITDPYW
- a CDS encoding FAD-binding protein, producing the protein MTEMIEADVLIIGGGPAGCACALYTARSSLSTIILDKNPSVGALAITHQIANYPGTASVISGAALLKQMRDQAISYGTDYRRIQVFGAETSSEWKVVYTPDGVFRCRALVLATGAMGKSSTLPGEDKFLGRGVSYCATCDGAFFKNREVVVYGANQEAVDEALVLTKFASTVHWITNSEPQGSLSGLSNLLDSNNVQRWQGTRLVSIEGDESGVSSIKIKQQRSTGPDTIDAEGIFIYSTGSKPITDYLHGQISLLEEGGVRVDSNLMTDVEGVWAIGDIRNTPFKQAVVACADGCIAAMAIDRYLNKRSNVRVDWVHR
- a CDS encoding flavodoxin FldA; the encoded protein is MSFTIFFATSTGKTEDVADKLKELLPSSEIKDVDALDSVSEFASAEALVCCIPTWNTGADEDRSGTAWDSYIKDISSLDLAGKPVAIVGLGDSSSYSDYFCDAMEELYTAFSQSGAKMIGKVPIENYTFNASKSVIDGQFCGLPIDEDNEPDLSDERLSKWVEQIKVEA
- a CDS encoding MAPEG family protein, which gives rise to MRSEFVWSLVISVGVVLLSIIPLTIARMQAGYGFRSMDAPRGLFDQLPSFGKRAVWCHQNMWEGLTLHAPACLLCLIIGVDATTTTLTATWVHPLARLIYMGAYIAGIAPLRGLCWAAGLACTGLLYLTGLVAALNS
- a CDS encoding membrane protease subunit, stomatin/prohibitin, giving the protein MRSPMRNISPNQTGIQASIAIVIAFVAVIVGLSSIFVVPAGQIGVITTLGKVGESSRKPGLNLKLPFVQAVHFFNVRTQVKPEEFSSLTKDLQVIEATATIKYAVKSKEAPRIYSTIATVDSAIYPRVIQPSLLKALKSVFSRYELVTIATDWNNISSIVEGSVASELEKFDYVEVKGLDLTGLKIAEEYRAAIEQKQIAEQQLLRSQTEVKIAEQEAKKFETLNQGLNEQVLYKLFLDKWDGKTQVVPGIGSGTPPVIVGGAR